One window of Clarias gariepinus isolate MV-2021 ecotype Netherlands chromosome 21, CGAR_prim_01v2, whole genome shotgun sequence genomic DNA carries:
- the LOC128509349 gene encoding chemerin-like receptor 1 — translation MSDNMTDYDCNTPYNVPLSSRLNKEMTYLNTIRMLYITGYIIICTLGLVLNLLVIIAGICNNHISDTAKCVLALAVTHLICSAFLPFQILYSWFHFNWHYGTALCKLSSYVFYASLFSTAGILTVWKLTYKCQGRHCIIFKHSSVVLIMILSTWTFAAVLSFPSLFSRELRYTVLGEQCIDDYDFMDEETTQYGKTKLTMVVCYRLLLGILVPVFLIGISRSCQRYIMDKNLKRIMCLINVAYIVCWTPLLITAFLQVVLENFDASSYGLPVTTVLAAAHCCVNPVIYILVNPDMKMQWMKQAQQSDQSTNGYI, via the coding sequence ATGTCCGACAATATGACAGACTATGACTGCAATACTCCATACAACGTTCCTCTATCCTCAAGACTAAACAAAGAGATGACATATCTAAATACAATCAGAATGCTATACATCACTGGATATATCATCATCTGCACCCTTGGTCTGGTTCTCAACCTTTTAGTCATTATAGCAGGGATCTGTAACAACCACATCTCTGATACTGCAAAATGCGTCCTGGCATTAGCCGTGACTCACTTGATCTGTTCAGCATTCCTGCCATTTCAGATCCTCTACAGCTGGTTTCACTTCAACTGGCACTATGGAACAGCTCTGTGCAAACTCTCGTCTTATGTATTTTATGCCAGCCTGTTCTCCACAGCAGGTATACTGACTGTATGGAAACTCACTTACAAATGCCAAGGAAGGCATTgcattatatttaaacattcatCAGTAGTCCTGATCATGATTTTGAGTACCTGGACATTTGCAGCAGTTCTAAGCTTCCCGTCTTTGTTCTCCAGAGAGCTTCGATACACAGTCCTTGGGGAGCAGTGCATCGATGATTATGATTTTATGGATGAGGAAACAACACAATATGGCAAGACAAAGCTAACTATGGTAGTTTGTTATAGACTTCTTCTTGGGATTTTGGTTCCTGTATTTCTGATTGGTATCAGCCGTTCCTGTCAGCGATATATCATGGACAAAAACTTGAAGCGAATCATGTGTTTGATAAACGTTGCTTACATTGTGTGCTGGACTCCTCTGTTAATCACTGCGTTCCTACAAGTCGTTCTAGAAAATTTTGATGCTTCCTCATATGGTTTACCTGTAACAACTGTGCTGGCTGCGGCTCACTGCTGTGTTAATCCGGTCATCTATATTTTGGTGAATCCTGACATGAAAATGCAGTGGATGAAACAAGCACAACAATCAGACCAATCAACCAACGGTTATATTTAA